The proteins below come from a single Chelmon rostratus isolate fCheRos1 chromosome 10, fCheRos1.pri, whole genome shotgun sequence genomic window:
- the LOC121613032 gene encoding PDZ domain-containing protein 4-like codes for MGCNMCVVKRPEEQYRIMFQQKGWSNSLRPVDRHGNVKARGRRPSQLPLDRPQNSQESLHQPGSARKSHRRKGTLVCSSNGTGSSSIYSVAMVAIPDCVDNATQTDISFQNIVTLGKSRGHHHHHHGRGGGSSSPPPPPPSPPLPHLVGPYGINEFCVFEYNDPDDYFDVSNHEVDRQDDLEYEEVELYKSSQQEKLGLTVCYRTDDEDDLGIYVGEVNPNSIAAKNGRIREGDRILQINGVDIQNREEAVAILTREDSINFSLLLARPDTENENPADPEEDMELTLEGGGFHPNPRASSCSLPSSHISGYYRLCRGGGGGGGGGGGGGGGGGSGLACPGGGGGREGAGGDVDVEEEEDEDGEEGERGEKEDRDPPVPLPPLLSLAPLLSNSQELDSGVGRTDDSTRYEESSEHDLLGDQTSACNTNTTNTPGSTRKFRPGPSPRPSPRPSPGLGPSPGHGRGDTTPPFLHLRDLQLSTDSLPGMDWAAGGGTGGAAYSPHHHHHHKHYHHHHHQPPLTMMMPGLTEEECQRYQELLEIKCQYERHNEKQQREAAKSERDGAEAEVEDREQREEAEKEGEEEAPRSSSAEDLKCNVTLSEHEMALIEEELRHLEFKCRNILRAQKMQQLRERCLKAWMMEEETAAAGAGRPGPPEAGLDNANDDDDNDPRHHELSAINELPERERSDDKDSTSAYNTGGESCHSTPLVSTEQIPPLQEEEDEGGRRLMSPPPLLPLGRLPPLNSPLTPRRHRRDRDRERRHSNLSCSFSPSTYRKYETANGNVANGSSSTPSTPSKFRSLTREVGSSPRRGVADGGRGSRAGGAADRPGGGSAESSPYFTRRHHSHSKPLERYQSCMTLPSEGLVDPLDRVRDRARAEGEERGMGTGSSGPASPRSVNSAPCGLEDHRTGASRLGLALPLGLTHSSPTGSPQRMEWKVKIRSDGTRYVAKRPVRDRLLKARAMKIREERSGMTTDDDAASEMKQGRYWSKEERKQQLLRAREYRRRREFMMQSRLDYLRGDRDSSSSAGGAYDPRSSQIAQPHPRQDLPSNNILLLSQKKIMKKRNRRILDNWITIQELLAHGSRSPDGKKIYNPLLSVTTV; via the exons CAAAAAGGCTGGAGCAACTCCCTGCGGCCGGTGGACAGACACGGAAACGTGAAG GCCAGAGGACGGCGACCCTCTCAGCTCCCACTAGACAGACCGCAAAACTCCCAGGAGTCTTTGCACCAACCCGGGTCGGCCCGCAAGAGTCACAGGAGGAAAG gTACGTTAGTGTGCAGCAGTAACGGGACCGGCAGCAGCTCCATCtactctgttgccatggtggcCATCCCTGACTGCGTCGACAACGCCACGCAGACGGACATCAGCTTCCAGAACATCGTGACGCTGGGGAAGAGCAGAggccatcaccaccaccaccacggcCGGGGAGGCGgctcctcctcccctccgcCGCCTCcgccctctcctcccctcccgcACCTCGTGGGACCGTACGGGATCAATGAGTT ctGTGTCTTTGAGTACAACGACCCCGACGATTACTTCGACGTCTCGAACCACGAGGTGGACAGACAGGATGACCTGGAGTACGAG gaggtggagctgtACAAATCCAGCCAGCAGGAGAAGCTGGGTCTGACAGTCTGCTACAGGACGGACGACGAGGACGATCTTGGGATTTACGTCGGAGAG GTTAATCCAAACAGCATAGCAGCCAAGAACGGACGCATCAGAGAGGGTGACCGAATACtgcag ATCAATGGCGTGGACATTCAGAACAGAGAGGAAGCGGTGGCCATTTTGACCCGAGAGGACAGCATCAACTTCTCGCTGCTGCTGGCCCGGCCTGATACAGAG AACGAAAACCCTGCTGATCCAGAGGAGGACATGGAGCTGACTCTGGAAGGAGGAGGCTTCCACCCAAACCCTCgagcctcctcctgctccctcccttcctcccacaTCTCTGGATATTATCGCCTCTGccgggggggaggaggaggcggaggaggcggaggaggcggAGGCGGAGGCGGAGGCAGTGGCCTGGCCTGcccgggaggaggaggaggtagagaaggTGCAGGGGGTGATGTGgatgtggaggaagaagaggatgaggacggggaggaaggagagagaggagagaaggaggacagagacCCGCCCGtacccctccctcccctgctgAGCCTGGCTCCTCTGCTGTCCAACAGCCAGGAGCTGGACAGCGGAGTGGGCCGGACCGACGACAGCACCCGCTACGAGGAGTCGTCCGAACACGACCTGCTGGGTGATCAGACCAGCGCCTGTAacaccaacaccaccaacacACCAGGCAGCACCAGGAAGTTCAGACCAGGACCTAGCCCCAG ACCCAGTCCCAGACCAAGCCCCGGCCTCGGCCCCAGTCCCGGGCACGGCCGAGGAGACACcacccctcctttcctccacctACGAGACCTGCAGCTCAGCACCGACTCCCTCCCCGGCATGGACTGGGCAGCTGgaggagggacaggaggagCGGCGTACAGTcctcaccaccatcaccaccacaaG cactaccaccaccatcaccatcagcCCCCTCTGACGATGATGATGCCGGGCTTGACGGAGGAGGAGTGCCAGCGAtaccaggagctgctggagatcAAGTGCCAGTACGAGAGACATAACGAAAAACAGCAGCGAGAAGCGGCGAAAAGCGAACGCGATGGCGCTGAAGCAGAGGTGGAAGACCgggagcagagagaagaggcagagaaggagggagaggaagaagctcCACGCTCTTCTTCGGCGGAGGACCTGAAATGCAATGTGACTTTAAGTGAGCACGAGATGGCGCTGATCGAGGAGGAGTTGCGCCACCTGGAGTTCAAGTGCCGCAACATTCTCCGAGCGCAAAagatgcagcagctcagagagagaTGTCTGAAAGCctggatgatggaggaggagacggcGGCAGCTGGAGCGGGGCGACCGGGACCTCCTGAAGCag GTCTGGATAACGCTAACGATGACGATGATAACGACCCTCGTCACCACGAGCTGTCGGCCATCAACGAGCTGCCGGAGCGAGAGCGGTCGGACGACAAAGACAGCACCAGCGCCTACAACACCGGAGGAGAGAGCTGCCACAGTACGCCATTGgtcagcacagagcagatccCGCCTCtccaggaagaggaggatgaaggagggagaCGACTGATGTCTccgcctcctctgctccccctcGGTCGCCTCCCCCCTCTGAACTCCCCCCTCACCCCGCGGCGTCACAGGCGGGaccgagacagagagagacgtcACTCGAACCTCAGCTGCTCCTTCTCCCCCAGCACGTACAGGAAGTACGAAACAGCCAATGGTAACGTGGCAAACGGCTCAAGCTCCACCCCCTCGACACCCTCCAAGTTCAG GTCTCTGACCAGAGAGGTGGGGTCTTCTCCGAGAAGGGGTGTGGCTGATGGAGGGCGGGGCTCCAGAGCAG GTGGAGCCGCTGACAGGCCCGGAGGTGGGAGTGCGGAGTCCAGTCCCTACTTCACCCGAAGACACCACAGCCACAGCAAACCATTAGAGCGCTACCAGAGCTGCATGACCCTGCCCTCTGAGGGCCTGGTGGACCCACtggacagagtgagagacagagcgagggCCGAGGGCGAGGAGCGAGGGATGGGCACAGGCAGCAGCGGCCCAGCCAGCCCCAGGAGTGTGAACAGTGCCCCCTGTGGTCTGGAGGACCACCGTACGGGCGCATCGCGGTTAGGACTGGCCTTACCGCTCGGGCTGACACACTCATCACCAACTGGCTCACCACAACGCATGGAGTGGAAG gtaAAGATCCGGAGCGACGGCACTCGCTACGTGGCCAAGCGGCCGGTGAGGGATCGTCTCCTGAAGGCCAGAGCCATGAAGATCAGAGAGGAACGCAGCGGCATGACGACCGACGACGACGCCGCCAGTGAGATGAAACAG GGCCGATActggagcaaagaggagaggaagcagcagctgctgagagccAGAGAGTACCGACGAAGAAGAGAGTTCATGATGCAGAGCCGCCTGGACTACCTCAGAGGAGACAG GGACTCCTCATCATCAGCAGGGGGTGCTTACGACCCCCGATCATCCCAGATCGCTCAGCCTCACCCCCGGCAGGACTTGCCCAGCAACAACATCCTGTTACTGAGCCAGAAGAAGATCATGAAGAAGAGGAACCGCCGAATCCTGGACAACTGGATCACCATCCAGGAGCTGCTGGCTCACGGCTCGAGGTCGCCCGACGGAAAGAAAATATACaaccctctgctgtctgtgacCACGGTTTGA